Proteins from one Verrucomicrobiota bacterium genomic window:
- a CDS encoding CsgG/HfaB family protein, protein MKTGIKFVTGILKTGLVVLLATPTMAQQKDTIGVAAIDVNSSVEQEAAKRGKTTEMKRTLESLDNQLIDRLNASRKFQVIARSDLEKLLREQQLVGSGNVNQNDPNAAKSFKLAGVKYLLVTSIDDYQDMTQSANLADLGKTIHKRILRISAIGKIYDTTSGKLLESANLQTTLTNITQILNEVRVEGTLSDELSVNLARTLAEKIANRVADVIFPAKVLAKFDRQITINRGDGGGVSVDQLWNVYAVGEELKDPDTGEVLGRQEVLMGQAKIISVQPKTSTAELLEDRGVTVGSVLRIPQAQKP, encoded by the coding sequence ATGAAGACAGGTATTAAGTTTGTGACGGGCATCTTGAAAACCGGGCTGGTGGTGCTGCTGGCAACCCCGACCATGGCTCAGCAAAAAGACACCATCGGCGTGGCCGCCATTGACGTGAATTCCTCCGTGGAACAGGAAGCGGCCAAGCGCGGTAAAACCACGGAAATGAAGCGGACCCTCGAATCGTTGGACAACCAGTTGATTGACCGCCTTAACGCCTCCCGGAAATTTCAGGTGATCGCCCGCAGCGATCTGGAAAAATTGCTGCGCGAACAACAATTGGTGGGTTCGGGCAACGTCAATCAAAACGACCCCAACGCAGCCAAGTCATTCAAGCTCGCCGGTGTGAAATACCTCTTGGTCACTTCCATTGATGATTATCAGGACATGACGCAGTCCGCCAACCTGGCCGACTTGGGAAAAACCATCCATAAGCGCATCCTACGCATTTCGGCCATCGGGAAAATCTATGATACCACCTCGGGAAAACTCCTGGAATCAGCCAACTTACAAACCACTCTCACGAATATTACCCAGATACTGAATGAAGTCCGCGTCGAGGGCACCCTCTCGGATGAATTATCCGTCAACCTCGCACGGACGCTGGCGGAAAAAATTGCCAACCGGGTCGCGGATGTAATTTTCCCGGCCAAAGTGCTGGCCAAATTTGACCGCCAAATCACCATCAACCGCGGCGATGGCGGCGGCGTGAGCGTGGATCAGCTCTGGAATGTCTATGCCGTGGGCGAAGAATTGAAGGACCCGGATACCGGCGAGGTGCTGGGTCGCCAGGAAGTACTCATGGGGCAGGCCAAAATCATCAGTGTGCAACCCAAGACCTCTACGGCGGAGTTGTTGGAAGACCGGGGCGTGACGGTGGGTTCGGTGCTGCGCATACCCCAAGCCCAAAAACCGTAA